From the Paenibacillus sp. FSL H8-0548 genome, one window contains:
- a CDS encoding FtsQ-type POTRA domain-containing protein, with translation MGEQMPVLKEPSRKRMGSRKLLTIIILLFVALLAVLFFNSSISKVSEIQIEGTRFVTKEAIGAASEIVIGDAFFRTSSSTIEANILILPQINEVKVTKVFPGLLKIMVEEFPVVAFELSKQGEMTALLSNGTTVEADSDVMQLVDKPVLSGWTDDDPVKAELTKQLGKISAKQLSDISEIMPSPSSAYPDRILMYTRTKFEVITAVSVLTEKIDTLNAVIETQEPGKLTMLLADKYEPFINENLESDEKDTTQ, from the coding sequence ATGGGCGAGCAGATGCCTGTGTTGAAAGAGCCAAGTCGAAAACGGATGGGCAGCCGTAAACTGTTGACTATAATCATTTTATTATTTGTAGCTTTGCTGGCAGTTTTATTTTTTAATTCCTCCATTAGCAAAGTTTCAGAGATTCAAATCGAAGGTACTAGATTCGTTACGAAGGAAGCGATTGGCGCAGCCTCAGAAATAGTTATTGGCGATGCATTTTTTCGGACTTCATCCTCTACGATAGAAGCCAACATCCTTATACTGCCGCAGATTAATGAGGTCAAAGTGACAAAGGTATTTCCCGGTTTGTTGAAAATAATGGTCGAGGAGTTCCCGGTTGTTGCGTTTGAGCTCAGTAAGCAGGGAGAAATGACGGCGCTATTGTCAAATGGAACGACAGTCGAAGCAGACAGTGATGTTATGCAGCTTGTGGACAAGCCTGTGCTGTCCGGCTGGACAGATGATGACCCGGTCAAAGCAGAGCTCACGAAGCAGCTCGGCAAAATTTCAGCAAAGCAGCTATCTGACATCTCGGAAATTATGCCTTCACCTTCATCTGCTTATCCAGATCGAATTCTGATGTATACGAGAACTAAATTTGAAGTTATAACGGCCGTTTCTGTACTAACAGAAAAAATTGACACATTAAATGCGGTAATTGAAACGCAAGAACCGGGCAAGCTCACGATGCTGCTTGCGGATAAGTATGAACCGTTTATTAATGAAAATTTAGAATCCGATGAAAAAGACACTACTCAATAG
- the ftsA gene encoding cell division protein FtsA, with the protein MSSNDIIVSLDIGTSKVRAIIGEVSNGAINIIGVGSADSEGIRKGAIVDIDQTVNSIRNAVEHAERMVGIQISDVYVGIQGSHIALQTNRGVVAVSNEDREIGEEDIERVLQAAKVVALPPEREIINLVPKQYLVDGLEGISDPRGMIGVRLEVEATIVTGTKTAIHNLMRCVEKAGLRISGVILLSLASGVVSLTKDEKSMGTVLTDIGAGSCTIAIYDQGGLAATSTLPIGGEYVTNDIAYGLRTQTDQAEKIKLKYGCANVLDAAEDVKFKVTRMGSNVEKEFSQVDLASIVEPRMQEIFHLIRQEVRRLGYGEKVNGYVLTGGSVSMPGTLALAQTELETSVRIALPDYIGVRDPAFSSGVGMIQYVSKYMGARGTGAVKKTANRKASPAASTKPGMFERIKSMFNEFI; encoded by the coding sequence ATGAGCAGCAACGACATCATCGTCAGTTTGGACATCGGTACATCCAAAGTTCGAGCTATTATTGGTGAAGTGAGTAATGGAGCCATTAATATTATTGGAGTTGGATCTGCCGACTCAGAGGGTATTCGCAAAGGAGCAATTGTAGATATTGACCAAACCGTGAATTCGATCCGTAATGCCGTAGAGCATGCGGAACGCATGGTAGGCATTCAAATATCCGACGTTTATGTAGGGATTCAGGGCAGCCATATTGCACTGCAGACCAATCGTGGCGTCGTTGCAGTATCCAACGAGGATCGTGAAATAGGTGAAGAAGATATTGAACGTGTATTGCAAGCAGCTAAAGTAGTGGCGCTTCCACCTGAGCGTGAAATCATCAATCTGGTTCCAAAGCAGTATTTGGTTGATGGCTTGGAAGGGATTTCAGATCCGCGAGGTATGATTGGAGTACGCCTTGAGGTAGAGGCGACAATCGTCACGGGGACGAAGACTGCCATACATAACCTTATGCGTTGTGTAGAGAAAGCGGGCCTTCGTATTTCTGGTGTTATTCTACTGTCTCTGGCATCAGGCGTGGTGTCCTTGACTAAGGATGAGAAATCGATGGGCACGGTACTAACGGATATTGGAGCAGGCTCATGCACGATCGCGATTTATGATCAGGGCGGGCTAGCAGCAACATCGACGCTTCCAATTGGCGGCGAATATGTTACGAATGACATTGCATATGGCTTACGTACACAGACCGATCAAGCGGAGAAAATTAAACTGAAATACGGATGTGCGAATGTACTTGATGCAGCAGAAGATGTGAAGTTTAAGGTGACGCGTATGGGCAGCAATGTAGAGAAGGAATTTTCACAGGTTGATCTAGCAAGCATTGTTGAACCGCGTATGCAAGAAATTTTTCATCTTATTCGGCAAGAGGTTCGCCGGCTTGGCTATGGAGAAAAGGTTAACGGTTATGTTCTTACCGGCGGATCGGTATCGATGCCAGGAACGCTCGCTTTGGCCCAGACAGAGCTGGAGACTTCCGTGAGAATCGCACTGCCTGATTATATCGGAGTAAGAGATCCGGCATTTAGCAGCGGTGTAGGCATGATTCAATACGTATCGAAATATATGGGAGCTCGTGGAACTGGAGCGGTGAAGAAAACGGCAAACCGCAAAGCAAGTCCAGCAGCTTCAACTAAACCCGGTATGTTTGAGCGTATCAAAAGTATGTTTAACGAATTTATTTAA
- the ftsZ gene encoding cell division protein FtsZ, producing the protein MLEFDFELEQLAQIKVIGVGGGGSNAVNRMIENGVKGVEFITVNTDAQALHLAKSEHKLQIGDKLTRGLGAGANPDVGSKAAEESREIIMNQLKGSDMVFVTAGMGGGTGTGAAPVIAEIARECGALTVGVVTRPFTFEGRKRSGQAELGIEALKEKVDTLIVIPNDRLLEIVDKKTPMLEAFREADNVLRQAVQGISDLIAVPGLINLDFADVKTIMTERGSALMGIGIATGENRAAEAARKAIMSPLLETSIDGARGVIMNITGGSNLSLYEVNEAAEIVISASDPDVNMIFGAIIDEDLKDEIKVTVIATGFEHKPPTPRRSPQQPEAVDTRQQGTTSGVKPFGAGNTSSDQLEIPAFLRNRPRNDR; encoded by the coding sequence ATGTTGGAATTTGACTTTGAGCTTGAGCAGCTTGCTCAAATAAAAGTAATAGGTGTAGGCGGTGGCGGCAGCAATGCAGTTAACCGAATGATAGAGAATGGTGTTAAGGGCGTAGAGTTTATTACGGTAAATACCGATGCTCAGGCGCTTCATTTGGCAAAATCCGAGCATAAGCTGCAAATCGGCGATAAGCTGACACGTGGTCTTGGTGCGGGTGCGAATCCAGATGTAGGCAGCAAAGCGGCAGAGGAATCTCGTGAAATTATAATGAACCAGCTAAAAGGCTCGGATATGGTATTCGTAACAGCTGGTATGGGTGGCGGAACAGGAACCGGTGCGGCGCCAGTAATCGCCGAAATCGCTCGTGAGTGCGGAGCTTTGACGGTTGGTGTTGTTACTCGTCCATTTACTTTTGAAGGACGTAAGCGTTCGGGACAAGCTGAGCTTGGCATCGAAGCACTTAAGGAAAAAGTAGATACACTAATTGTCATTCCAAATGACCGATTGCTAGAAATCGTAGACAAGAAGACTCCGATGCTTGAAGCTTTCCGTGAAGCGGATAACGTACTTCGTCAAGCTGTACAAGGTATCTCTGATCTTATCGCTGTTCCAGGTCTAATCAATCTCGATTTTGCCGATGTAAAAACGATTATGACTGAACGTGGTTCTGCCCTGATGGGTATTGGTATCGCAACAGGTGAGAATCGTGCAGCTGAAGCAGCTCGCAAAGCGATTATGAGCCCCTTGCTAGAGACGTCTATCGATGGCGCACGCGGTGTTATTATGAATATTACGGGTGGCAGCAATCTGTCTCTCTACGAAGTTAATGAAGCAGCCGAAATTGTCATTTCTGCATCTGATCCAGATGTGAATATGATCTTCGGTGCGATTATCGATGAGGATCTGAAGGATGAAATCAAAGTAACCGTAATTGCGACGGGCTTTGAGCACAAGCCACCTACACCTCGTCGTTCTCCACAGCAGCCAGAAGCGGTTGATACAAGACAACAAGGTACCACTAGTGGTGTTAAGCCTTTTGGAGCGGGCAACACTTCCAGCGACCAACTGGAAATCCCAGCATTCCTTCGCAATCGTCCACGTAACGATCGCTAG
- a CDS encoding DNA-binding response regulator: MDMTFEVNYGHWLDTQIKNYKGERKRRLIEGHGHAEKLFTEKIWYPAFHDFDGLHAEYEVADFRDGSRFLDFAYLKDGLQLAIEIDGYRTHSAEISRWQFSDSLMRQNHLIVDGWKIIRFSYDDIKEKPRMCQQLLQQFMGKSLLGRKKVSSAEIFLQREVLKHASSLQYHIRPSDVIDLLKIKKRDAQKLLHSMVTKQLLLPAGKGTQRIRCYKINPEQPSSLFVQQ, encoded by the coding sequence ATGGACATGACGTTTGAAGTGAATTACGGACACTGGCTGGACACGCAGATAAAAAACTATAAAGGAGAGCGCAAACGTAGGCTAATAGAAGGGCATGGTCATGCTGAAAAACTGTTTACAGAAAAAATTTGGTATCCTGCCTTCCATGATTTTGACGGGCTACATGCAGAGTATGAAGTTGCCGATTTCCGTGATGGCAGTCGATTTTTGGACTTTGCCTACTTGAAGGATGGTTTACAGCTTGCTATCGAAATTGATGGTTATCGCACGCATTCGGCTGAAATATCACGTTGGCAATTCTCCGATTCTTTAATGCGCCAAAACCATCTCATTGTTGATGGTTGGAAGATAATACGCTTCTCCTACGATGACATTAAAGAGAAGCCGCGTATGTGCCAGCAGCTTCTTCAGCAATTTATGGGCAAAAGCTTACTTGGTAGAAAAAAGGTGAGCAGCGCAGAAATTTTCTTGCAACGAGAAGTATTAAAACACGCTTCAAGCTTACAGTACCATATCCGCCCCAGTGACGTCATTGATCTTTTGAAAATCAAAAAACGCGATGCTCAAAAGCTGCTCCATAGTATGGTAACCAAGCAACTGTTGCTTCCAGCAGGAAAGGGTACACAAAGAATTCGCTGTTACAAAATAAATCCCGAACAACCATCCTCTTTATTTGTTCAGCAATAG
- the spoIIGA gene encoding sigma-E processing peptidase SpoIIGA produces MAIYVDVMFLRELLVDGAILLTTAWVRHLKPRPWRVLTASAVGACYVVLMLFPQLSFLFTLIVKVGMSFFMVWIAFGFSSLQNFLRNVAAFYAVNFVAAGAVLGIYYLFMQGSGEVWRTITFVNGSMHVELKMGLFYLIAAFCIGLYIYRTVLTQKRERELVQTHLAEVKITIGDRTQTCVGLIDTGNQLYDPLTRTPVMVMEASLWQEDLPESWLNSIRDAQVDRLVAGMDQQPYFIWQDRLRLVPFRGVNRGSQFMLAIKPDAVEITREGQVFETRKVLIGLDGGKLTSDGAYRAIIHPSMVQQ; encoded by the coding sequence GTGGCTATTTATGTGGATGTGATGTTTCTAAGAGAGCTGCTCGTGGATGGTGCAATTCTATTAACTACCGCGTGGGTCCGTCATTTGAAACCTAGGCCGTGGCGGGTGTTAACAGCTTCTGCTGTCGGAGCTTGTTATGTCGTTTTGATGCTTTTTCCGCAATTATCTTTTTTATTTACGTTAATTGTGAAGGTCGGCATGTCGTTTTTTATGGTATGGATCGCTTTTGGCTTCTCCTCCTTGCAAAATTTTTTGAGAAATGTTGCGGCGTTTTATGCGGTTAATTTTGTTGCTGCTGGTGCGGTGCTTGGGATTTATTATCTGTTTATGCAAGGGTCTGGTGAGGTTTGGAGGACGATTACATTCGTAAACGGCAGCATGCATGTAGAGCTCAAGATGGGATTGTTTTATTTAATTGCTGCGTTTTGCATCGGTCTGTATATATACCGTACTGTATTAACGCAAAAAAGAGAACGGGAGCTGGTGCAAACACATTTAGCAGAGGTGAAAATTACGATTGGAGATCGGACTCAAACCTGTGTTGGTCTAATCGATACTGGCAATCAGCTATATGATCCGCTCACAAGGACACCTGTTATGGTGATGGAAGCTTCCTTATGGCAAGAAGATTTGCCCGAATCGTGGTTGAATAGCATACGAGATGCACAAGTGGATCGTCTCGTGGCGGGAATGGATCAACAGCCCTATTTTATATGGCAAGACAGGCTTCGTCTCGTACCATTCAGAGGTGTCAACCGGGGATCACAGTTCATGCTGGCGATAAAACCCGACGCGGTTGAGATAACTAGGGAAGGACAAGTTTTTGAAACGCGAAAGGTGCTTATCGGGCTTGACGGCGGAAAGCTAACGTCTGATGGAGCATATCGAGCCATTATCCATCCGTCTATGGTACAACAATAA